In one Hoplias malabaricus isolate fHopMal1 chromosome X1, fHopMal1.hap1, whole genome shotgun sequence genomic region, the following are encoded:
- the LOC136675885 gene encoding putative glycerol kinase 5, translating to MGTQRNGFSKRESCVLSVDVGTTSIRCHVYDKKANIRGSCSTKVSLQYPEPGRVEMDPEELWQGFVSVVKGAVQDSGLQMCQIEALGISTQRATFTTWDRYTGKTFHNFISWQDLRAAEMVRSWNNSCTMKTVHGVMKMLHFLTRQKRFLAASLVVFTPQHVSLRLAWMLLNNPQLKQAVDEGRCLFGTIDTWLLYKLTKGLVHATDYSNASSTAIFDSYQMCWSVFLCSLLSLPLSILPRVYNTCHNFGSSDPTIFGVPIPIMSVMADQQAAMFGECCFDIGDVKITMGTGTFMDINTGNKPHTSVAGLYPLVGWKIGSEVVYLAEGNAAGTGTAIKWAQEIELFSDVKETVSMANSVKDSDGVCFVPSFSGLQAPLNDPKACAAFMGLKPSTTKSHLVRAILESIAFRNKQLFDVMLRETRIPITRIRADGGVCVNDFVMQLTTDLLGRKILRSSHFDMSCLGAAFVAGLGVGYWKNKEELKKLQMTDHLFLPLSGKGDLCKNGVYKPVLQSWEEALQRSMHWYSQS from the exons ATGGGGACGCAGAGAAACGGCTTcagtaagagagagagctgcGTGCTGTCAGTGGATGTGGGCACCACCTCCATCAGGTGTCATGTTTATGACAAAAAAGCCAATATCAGAGGATCCTGCTCAACTAAG GTCTCCCTGCAGTACCCTGAGCCGGGTCGAGTGGAGATGGACCCTGAGGAGCTGTGGCAGGGGTTTGTTTCAGTGGTGAAAGGAGCTGTACAAG ACTCAGGTTTACAGATGTGTCAGATTGAAGCTCTGGGCATTTCCACGCAGAGAGCCACTTTCACTACCTGGGACAG aTACACTGGAAAAACGTTCCATAACTTCATCAGCTGGCAGGACCTGAGGGCAGCAGAGATGGTCAGATCCTGGAACAATTCCTGCACCATGAAG ACTGTTCATGGAGTGATGAAGATGCTGCACTTCCTCACTCGTCAGAAGCGTTTTTTAGCAGCGAGTTTAGTAGTGTTTACTCCTCAACACGTCTCTCTACGACTCGCCTGGATGTTACTCAACAATCCTCAA ttaaAGCAGGCAGTTGATGAAGGGCGGTGTCTCTTTGGGACCATTGACACTTGGCTGCTTTATAAACTCACTAAAG GTTTGGTCCACGCCACAGATTATTCCAATGCCAGCTCCACTGCAATATTCGATTCATATCAG ATGTGCtggagtgtgtttctgtgttctctcctctctctacctctctccaTCCTCCCCAGAGTCTACAACACCTG ccacaaTTTTGGCTCATCTGATCCCACCATCTTTGGGGTTCCTATTCCAATCATGTCGGTT ATGGCTGACCAGCAGGCGGCAATGTTTGGCGAGTGCTGCTTTGATATAGGAGATGTTAAGATCACCATGGGAACCGGCACCTTCATGGACATCAACACAGGGAACAAACCACACACCTCAGtggcag GTTTATATCCTCTGGTGGGGTGGAAGATTGGTTCCGAGGTGGTTTATCTCGCTGAGGGCAACGCTGCTGGAACAGGAACCGCTATTAAATGGGCTCAGGAGATTG AACTGTTCTCTGATGTGAAGGAGACAGTGTCCATGGCCAACAGTGTGAAGGATTCAGACGGAGTGTGTTTCGTTCCCTCCTTCAGTGGTTTACAG gctcCTTTAAATGACCCAAAAGCATGTGCTGCGTTTATGGGCCTAAAACCGTCCACCACCAAGAGCCACCTTGTCCGAGCCATTTTGGAGTCCATTGCCTTCAG GAACAAGCAGCTGTTTGATGTTATGCTTCGAGAAACACGAATTCCCATCACTAGAATAAG GGCAGATGGTGGCGTTTGTGTTAATGACTTTGTCATGCAGCTGACCACGGATCTTTTGGGGCGTAAGATCTTGCGCTCCTCTCATTTTGACATGTCCTGCCTGGGAGCGGCCTTCGTGGCGGGGCTCGGAGTAG gttacTGGAAGAATAAAGAGGAGCTGAAGAAGCTGCAGATGACTGACCATCTGTTTCTTCCTCTGAGTGGTAAAGGGGATTTGTGTAAAAATGGAGTTTATAAACCTGTCCTTCAGAGCTGGGAGGAGGCTCTTCAGAGGTCAATGCACTGGTACAGTCAGTCTTAA
- the LOC136676127 gene encoding protein phosphatase 1 regulatory subunit 7-like: MATLSSSEPQEMEVDRRGESEESGDDETKRKSLNGEVELDAQRASTGPEESPVDMDTITLDPNEEDVDLVHCRIGKIEGLEVLQKAKTLSLRQNLIKKIENLESLSSLRELDLYDNQIRKLENLQALVDLEQLDVSFNLLRKIEGLERLTKLKKLFLLHNKISGIANLENLTGLQMLELGSNRIRIIENLDTLSSLDSLFLGTNKITQLQNLDSLHNLTVLSIQSNRITKLEGLQNMVNLRELYLSHNGIEVIEGLENNKKLTTLDIAANRIKRIENISHLTELQEFWMNDNQIENWSDLDELKNAKRLETVYLERNPLQKDPQYRRKIMLALPSVRQIDATFIRF; the protein is encoded by the exons ATGGCGACCCTTTCTAGTAGCGAGCCGCAGGAGATGGAAG TTGACAGGAGGGGTGAGTCTGAGGAGTCCGGTGATGATGAGACTAAGAGGAAGAGTCTGAATGGAGAAGTTGAGCTTGATGCCCAGCGGgcctccacag GTCCGGAGGAGTCTCCAGTTGATATGGACACCATAACCCTGGACCCTAATGAAGAG GACGTGGATCTTGTCCACTGTAGGATCGGCAAGATCGAGGGTCTGGAGGTTTTGCAAAAGGCTAAG ACTCTTTCCCTCAGACAAAACCTGATCAAAAAGATTGAGAACCTGGAGAGCCTGAGTTCTCTAAGGGAACTGGACCTTTATGACAACCAGATCCGCAAACTGGAGAACCTGCAGGCCCTCGTAGATCTAGA GCAGCTTGACGTATCATTCAATCTCCTGAGGAAGATCGAAGGCCTGGAGAGACTAACGAAGCTCAAGAAGCTCTTTCTGCTCCACAACAAGATCTCTGGCATTGCGAACCTTGAAAACCTCACTGGCCTTCAAATGCTGGAGCTGGGGTCCAATCGTATCAGG atcatCGAGAACCTAGACACTCTTTCTTCACTGGATAGTTTGTTTCTCGGCACAAATAAGATCACCCAGCTCCAGAATCTTGACAGCCTGCATAACCTGACTGTCCTCAGTATTCAG AGCAACCGTATCACCAAGTTAGAAGGTCTTCAGAACATGGTGAACCTGCGGGAGCTTTACCTGAGTCACAACGGCATCGAGGTCATAGAGGGTCTGGAAAACAAT aaaaaacTGACAACTCTGGACATTGCAGCCAACAGAATAAAGAGAATTGAAAACATAAGTCACCTAACAGAGCTGCAGGAATTCTGG ATGAATGACAACCAGATAGAGAACTGGAGCGATCTGGATGAGTTGAAAAATGCCAAACGTTTAGAGACGGTGTATTTGGAGCGGAACCCTCTTCAGAAGGACCCTCAGTACAGGCGCAAGATCATGCTGGCCTTGCCCAGCGTCCGGCAGATTGACGCGACATTCATCCGCTTCTGA